A DNA window from Selenomonas sp. oral taxon 126 contains the following coding sequences:
- a CDS encoding TIM barrel protein: MLELTNLSNADCDVENLLQNNAETLPAILREHGLDGIEFMRCAPWDRRMYPEELIKGVHLMFWPTWLDFWRGDRAALMAELGSEKNIRAYYGSLDVADWVEAWKQNLRQAAECKPHYLVFHVAHNRTSEMYTREFSASDEDVIRATIELVNELVPEIPQGCRLLFENLWWPGLTFRQPHLAAMLLEQVNYADTGFMLDTGHLMNTNLNLKSEAEGAAYVLKVYRELGEVGRRIYGVHLHQSLSGMYTREMMRRHQGTHRSLSWREGMDYVLHVDRHEPFRTDAARWILDTIQPDYFVHEFLQRSRADWESKLRTQRYALGFL, translated from the coding sequence ATGCTTGAATTGACAAATCTCTCCAACGCAGACTGCGATGTGGAGAACCTGCTTCAAAATAATGCAGAGACGCTCCCTGCCATCCTACGCGAACACGGGCTGGACGGCATCGAGTTCATGCGCTGTGCTCCCTGGGATCGCAGGATGTACCCCGAGGAACTCATTAAGGGCGTGCATCTCATGTTCTGGCCGACGTGGCTGGATTTTTGGCGCGGGGATCGCGCGGCGCTCATGGCGGAACTCGGCAGCGAGAAGAACATTCGTGCCTACTATGGCTCTCTGGATGTTGCCGATTGGGTGGAGGCGTGGAAGCAAAATCTGCGGCAGGCGGCAGAATGCAAGCCGCACTATCTTGTCTTCCACGTCGCCCACAATCGCACATCGGAGATGTATACGCGGGAATTTTCTGCATCGGATGAGGATGTCATTCGCGCGACAATCGAGCTCGTCAATGAGCTTGTTCCCGAAATCCCGCAGGGATGCAGGCTGCTCTTCGAAAATCTCTGGTGGCCGGGGTTAACCTTCCGTCAGCCGCACCTTGCCGCGATGCTGCTCGAGCAGGTGAACTATGCCGATACGGGCTTTATGCTGGATACAGGGCATCTGATGAATACGAACCTCAATCTGAAGAGTGAGGCGGAGGGGGCTGCGTATGTGTTGAAGGTCTACCGTGAGCTTGGCGAGGTGGGCAGGCGCATCTATGGCGTTCATCTGCACCAATCACTCTCCGGAATGTATACACGCGAGATGATGCGCCGCCATCAAGGAACGCATCGCTCCCTCAGTTGGAGAGAGGGGATGGACTATGTCCTGCACGTGGATCGGCATGAGCCGTTTCGGACAGACGCGGCGCGGTGGATTTTGGACACCATTCAGCCGGATTATTTTGTCCATGAGTTTTTGCAGCGCTCACGTGCGGACTGGGAGTCCAAATTACGTACGCAGCGCTATGCTTTGGGATTTTTATAG
- a CDS encoding TonB-dependent receptor plug domain-containing protein, which yields MKQLRSGKKLRMTVAAALTLGAMSVGGGQVFAADEDAAANEHSLGETVVTATRTPNKELKADANITVITGRDIERRHYTDLTQVLRDVPGVTVNQYAPAGYNNSTKFYINGSEDVVLLIDGVRQNYAGGFAASLTSAMKDLSGIERIEVLHGSASTLYGSDAKGGVINIITKKADRLKTTVEAAYGSYGRQLYSVANEGAANGWDWRVKYQKDKSSDFKDAHGNKVPSELDADSVSLHFGKDLSKASYLSLNFRSYKDSDRYQALYENQQGLPINRGNYDYSEGSLIWNVQIDDTTKNQMSISQSKYSYDITTHSFDWLTHLPVASFYDFEVQTWRFSDQFDKQLGDHLLTTGFEFTKDDTTIKNGGRASIDDRTLLNRSFYLQDQWSILPSLKLTAGIRHDSNSAFGSHNSPSVSLGYDIDPMTHAYVSYSEYFITPTPNQLYAPTYGNANLKPESGNTKEIGIAHDFGRGLSLTASYFKRHSKDRIGYHPVTYQNINVGDEDAHGWSLQFAKRIDSHLRARLGYTQTHVGKTAQRGVNVDGYLPSDQWNIGVDYRNRDFDSSLLARGLVGRSGPVSGAFPTDNYWVFDLAMNYQVADTTKVYLKVNNIFNQFYAEHSNVKWGSAGQWWTAPGRNFMIGVEQSF from the coding sequence ATGAAGCAGTTGCGTTCCGGGAAAAAGCTCCGCATGACTGTGGCGGCAGCACTTACCCTTGGAGCAATGTCCGTGGGGGGGGGGCAAGTGTTTGCAGCAGATGAAGATGCTGCTGCAAATGAGCATTCGCTTGGAGAGACTGTTGTCACTGCAACGCGCACGCCGAACAAGGAACTGAAGGCAGATGCGAATATCACGGTGATTACAGGCAGAGACATCGAGCGTCGTCACTATACCGATCTCACACAGGTACTGCGCGATGTGCCGGGTGTTACTGTCAATCAGTATGCGCCGGCGGGATATAACAACAGCACAAAGTTCTATATCAATGGTTCAGAGGATGTTGTTCTTCTCATTGACGGCGTACGGCAGAATTATGCAGGGGGCTTTGCCGCATCTCTCACATCCGCGATGAAGGATCTCAGCGGTATTGAGCGCATTGAGGTGCTGCATGGCTCGGCATCGACGCTTTACGGTTCGGATGCAAAGGGCGGCGTCATCAACATCATCACGAAGAAGGCTGATCGCCTAAAGACAACAGTGGAAGCTGCCTATGGCAGCTATGGTCGTCAGCTCTACAGTGTGGCGAACGAGGGCGCTGCGAACGGCTGGGATTGGCGCGTTAAGTACCAGAAGGATAAGAGCAGCGACTTCAAGGATGCACATGGCAACAAGGTGCCATCCGAGCTCGATGCCGACTCGGTCAGTCTGCATTTCGGTAAGGATCTCAGCAAGGCGTCCTATCTGAGCCTCAACTTCCGCTCCTACAAGGACTCGGATCGCTATCAGGCGCTCTATGAGAATCAGCAGGGGCTTCCTATCAATCGTGGGAATTATGACTATTCCGAGGGCAGTCTGATCTGGAATGTGCAGATTGACGACACAACGAAGAATCAGATGAGCATTTCACAGAGTAAATACTCATATGACATTACTACTCATAGTTTCGATTGGTTGACACATTTGCCTGTAGCATCTTTTTATGATTTTGAAGTTCAGACATGGCGATTCAGCGACCAGTTCGACAAGCAGCTTGGCGATCACCTATTGACCACAGGATTTGAGTTTACGAAGGACGATACGACGATCAAGAACGGTGGACGTGCCAGCATTGATGACCGCACGCTTTTGAACCGTTCCTTCTATTTGCAGGATCAGTGGAGCATTCTGCCCTCACTGAAGCTCACGGCGGGCATTCGCCATGACAGCAACTCTGCGTTCGGCAGCCACAACAGCCCGAGCGTCAGTCTCGGCTACGACATCGACCCGATGACGCACGCCTATGTTTCCTATAGCGAGTACTTTATCACGCCGACGCCGAATCAGCTCTATGCGCCGACATATGGAAATGCAAATCTAAAACCTGAGTCGGGCAACACCAAGGAGATCGGCATTGCGCATGATTTTGGCAGAGGGCTGAGCCTTACGGCGAGCTATTTCAAGCGTCACTCGAAGGATCGCATCGGTTATCATCCTGTCACGTATCAAAACATCAATGTCGGAGATGAGGACGCGCATGGCTGGTCGCTGCAATTCGCAAAACGCATTGATTCGCATCTGCGGGCGCGCCTTGGCTATACACAGACACATGTTGGAAAGACGGCGCAGCGTGGCGTGAATGTTGACGGTTATCTGCCATCAGATCAGTGGAACATCGGTGTGGACTACCGCAACCGTGACTTCGACTCCTCTCTCCTTGCGCGCGGCCTTGTCGGACGGTCGGGTCCTGTGAGCGGTGCGTTTCCAACGGATAATTACTGGGTCTTTGATTTGGCGATGAACTATCAAGTCGCCGATACGACGAAGGTCTATCTAAAGGTCAACAATATCTTCAATCAGTTCTATGCCGAACATTCTAATGTGAAGTGGGGTTCTGCAGGTCAGTGGTGGACAGCGCCCGGACGCAACTTTATGATCGGCGTGGAGCAGAGCTTCTAA